A DNA window from Brassica napus cultivar Da-Ae chromosome A4, Da-Ae, whole genome shotgun sequence contains the following coding sequences:
- the LOC106445845 gene encoding putative pectate lyase 14: MVIARTLSSVSATLIIILTLLVHVNGVQDTKELKPDQSSRNTSMTDYEWHEHAVKDPEEIAAMVDMKIRNSTERRRLGYFSCSTGNPIDDCWRCDKKWHRQRKRLASCAIGFGRNAVGGRDGRFYVVTDPSDHDPVKPKPGTLRYAVIQDRPLWIVFKRDMVITLSQELIMNSFKTIDGRGVNVHIAGGACITIQYVTNIIIHGVNIHDCKRTGNAMVRSSETHYGWRTMADGDGISIFGSSHIWIDHNSMSNCADGLIDAIMGSTAITISNNYLTHHNEAILLGHTDSYTRDKMMQVTIAYNHFGEGLIQRMPRCRHGYFHVVNNDYTHWEMYAIGGSANPTINSQGNRFLAPGNRFAKEVTKRVGAGKGEWNQWNWRSQGDLLLNGAYFTSSGAGASSSYARASSLAAKSSSLVGMLTYSSGALKCRIGTPC, translated from the exons ATGGTGATAGCAAGAACATTGTCTTCAGTCTCAGCAACTTTGATCATAATTCTAACACTCCTTGTCCATGTAAATGG AGTTCAAGATACAAAGGAGTTAAAACCTGATCAGAGCTCAAGAAATACATCAATGACTGATTA tgaATGGCATGAACACGCCGTAAAAGACCCAGAAGAAATAGCAGCCATGGTCGATAT GAAGATACGAAACAGTACAGAACGTAGGAGGTTAGGCTACTTCTCCTGCTCAACCGGAAACCCAATCGACGATTGTTGGCGTTGCGATAAAAAATGGCATCGCCAGAGAAAGCGTCTAGCGAGTTGCGCCATAGGATTCGGACGTAACGCCGTCGGAGGCCGAGACGGACGTTTCTACGTCGTCACGGACCCATCGGATCATGATCCGGTTAAACCTAAACCCGGTACGCTCCGGTACGCAGTGATACAAGACCGACCGCTATGGATCGTCTTCAAGCGCGACATGGTCATCACTCTAAGCCAAGAGCTCATCATGAATAGCTTCAAAACGATCGATGGTCGGGGCGTGAACGTGCACATCGCTGGTGGAGCATGCATTACGATTCAGTACGTGACGAACATCATCATTCACGGGGTTAACATTCACGACTGTAAGCGTACTGGTAACGCCATGGTTAGAAGCTCGGAGACGCATTATGGTTGGAGAACGATGGCTGATGGCGATGGGATCTCGATTTTTGGGTCGAGCCATATTTGGATCGATCATAATTCCATGTCCAACTGTGCTGATGGATTGATCGATGCGATTATGGGATCTACTGCTATTACCATTTCGAATAACTATCTCACTCACCACAACGAG GCTATTTTGTTGGGGCATACCGATTCCTACACCAGAGACAAAATGATGCAAGTGACCATTGCATATAATCATTTTGGGGAGGGTCTTATACAAAGAATGCCAAG GTGCAGGCATGGATATTTCCATGTGGTAAACAATGATTACACTCACTGGGAAATGTATGCAATCGGTGGAAGTGCAAACCCTACAATCAACAGTCAAGGAAATCGATTCCTAGCCCCAGGAAATCGTTTTGCTAAGGAG GTGACAAAGAGGGTAGGTGCAGGGAAAGGAGAATGGAACCAGTGGAACTGGAGATCACAAGGAGACTTATTGCTCAATGGTGCTTACTTCACTTCATCTGGAGCTGGAGCTTCTTCAAGCTACGCTAGAGCCTCTAGTTTGGCTGCTAAATCATCTTCCCTTGTAGGTATGCTTACCTATAGCTCTGGTGCCCTGAAATGCAGGATCGGTACGCCTTGTTAA